The following is a genomic window from Lactococcus carnosus.
TAAATCAAAAGGCTTAACAAAAGATAATGGGTTTACCTACTACCAATCAGCATCTGAATCTGATTACGCAACTAATCTGGACAGTGCTATCTCATCAGGCTACAAACTCGTTTATGGGATTGGCTTTGCACTACATGATGCCATCGCTGAATCAGCAAAAAACAATGCATCAGTTAACTATGTCCTAATTGACGATGTGATTGACAACCAAAAAAATGTCTTCTCAGCAACGTTCATGGATAATGAAGCGGCTTACCTAGCTGGTGTGGCCGCTGCTAAAACAACGAAAACAAATAAAGTTGGCTTTGTAGGTGGTATGGAAGGTGAAGTTATCAAACGCTTCGAAGTTGGCTTTAAGGCTGGTGTAGCTTCCGTTAATCCTGATATCAAAGTAGATGCACAATATGCTGGCTCGTTCTCAGATGCTGCTAAAGGTAAAACAATTGCAGCTGCCCAATACAAATCTGGTGCTGATGTGGTCTTCCAAGCTGCTGGCGGTACTGGTGCTGGTGTCTTCTCAGAAGCTAAAGCCCTTAATGAAGGTAAAAACGAAGCT
Proteins encoded in this region:
- a CDS encoding BMP family lipoprotein produces the protein MNKKVLGLGLAAIAVLSLAACGNRNKSASTSDSKTDLKVAIITDTGGVDDKSFNQSAWEGLQSWGKSKGLTKDNGFTYYQSASESDYATNLDSAISSGYKLVYGIGFALHDAIAESAKNNASVNYVLIDDVIDNQKNVFSATFMDNEAAYLAGVAAAKTTKTNKVGFVGGMEGEVIKRFEVGFKAGVASVNPDIKVDAQYAGSFSDAAKGKTIAAAQYKSGADVVFQAAGGTGAGVFSEAKALNEGKNEADKVWVLGVDRDQKAEGNYKSKDGKEANFVLASTLKKVGQVVKTVSDQAADKKFEGGKHTAYGIKDGSVDLINDNMSEKAVKAVDDARKAIKSGDVKVPEK